From a single Gimesia fumaroli genomic region:
- a CDS encoding L-tyrosine/L-tryptophan isonitrile synthase family protein, which produces MSVKLTGIGNPEAESQIYEKIKSLTKKQVPLIMALPMGGGKVAVELKTGNGYLPDTAEWEAWNHLAAIAEAISTFYRPGAKIVVVGDAMLHTADLGMNATEAAQHLNTAQQDLKMLNIADFIKLPDPLKSLPDNWSKTIADQRRKIIQKTHNDAAFTNQQREQTESLVYSLNTRVYELKRSDYIRMFAALKGSVKGISAEHRLLAANHYQRSEQVTANYTAVNYAIRATGLISRVVKDTTGAEDSLRLSVHAKPLEFRPLLFESGRLVRNAGLLPMHGTGVVGEYKGKLHFGIDFDIALRIRGFAKVYYDGRPLFYRWTEHHSEPHLVDSVVSSCGLVT; this is translated from the coding sequence ATGTCTGTCAAATTGACTGGTATCGGAAATCCGGAAGCCGAATCCCAGATTTATGAAAAAATCAAAAGCTTGACGAAAAAACAAGTTCCGTTGATTATGGCATTACCGATGGGAGGAGGTAAAGTCGCAGTTGAGTTAAAAACGGGAAATGGATATCTCCCCGATACTGCTGAGTGGGAAGCCTGGAATCATCTTGCTGCGATTGCCGAAGCGATTTCGACATTCTATCGACCGGGTGCAAAAATCGTGGTTGTTGGCGACGCCATGTTACACACGGCAGACCTGGGAATGAACGCCACGGAAGCTGCTCAGCATCTCAATACAGCACAACAAGATTTAAAAATGCTGAATATTGCAGACTTCATTAAGCTCCCTGACCCATTAAAGTCTCTTCCAGATAATTGGTCGAAGACAATTGCTGACCAGAGACGCAAGATCATTCAAAAGACCCATAATGATGCAGCATTCACTAATCAACAGCGCGAGCAGACCGAGTCTTTGGTTTACTCTTTAAACACACGCGTGTACGAACTGAAACGATCTGACTACATTCGAATGTTCGCCGCATTAAAAGGTTCCGTAAAGGGAATCAGTGCAGAGCATCGCCTGTTAGCAGCGAACCATTATCAGCGATCAGAACAAGTTACTGCAAACTATACCGCAGTAAACTATGCGATCCGAGCGACCGGTTTAATCTCGCGCGTTGTAAAGGATACGACGGGAGCTGAAGATTCCTTGCGCTTGTCAGTTCATGCGAAGCCACTGGAGTTTCGCCCTCTATTATTCGAGTCTGGTCGATTGGTCCGAAATGCAGGGTTACTTCCAATGCACGGCACAGGCGTCGTCGGCGAATATAAGGGAAAACTCCATTTCGGGATCGACTTTGACATCGCTCTGCGAATCAGGGGCTTTGCCAAAGTGTACTATGATGGCCGCCCTCTGTTCTACCGGTGGACAGAGCACCACAGCGAACCCCATCTTGTCGATTCTGTCGTAAGTAGTTGTGGCCTGGTCACCTAG
- a CDS encoding Gfo/Idh/MocA family protein — translation MKELKVGIIGAGGIAAKMHLPELQTVDDCEVVLLSGRKQSRLDVLCRKFNVPRSTQNYQDVIDDESINAVAIALPHPLHVEWGIKAIQSGKHVYMQKPLSTSMDEADAFVEETDNHNQTVLALPYMSNPHVLACRDYIQNEKLGTISAADARASHGGPEVYYAGIQEILEEKPTDDLWFFDANKADVGALFDMGVYAIANLVGVVGAVKSVTAKLTTVAKPTRLEDTASMILEFENGALGTARTGWCDAARTYEFSVHGTAGKLVSSRQAESLRYYYPSSQVDEDAPLIEETVNLSSYPMQNSHQHWAACIRQGIQPPLSNASTARHVTEILLAALKSSRENRTVDIQSRLTIY, via the coding sequence ATGAAGGAACTGAAAGTCGGGATCATCGGTGCCGGAGGAATTGCAGCTAAGATGCATCTGCCGGAACTGCAGACTGTCGATGACTGTGAAGTAGTGCTGTTGTCCGGGCGGAAACAGTCACGACTGGACGTGCTCTGCCGCAAATTTAATGTGCCCCGTTCGACGCAGAATTACCAGGATGTGATTGACGATGAAAGCATCAATGCGGTCGCCATTGCGCTGCCTCATCCGCTGCATGTGGAGTGGGGCATCAAAGCCATCCAGTCGGGCAAGCATGTTTACATGCAGAAACCGTTGAGTACTTCGATGGACGAAGCCGATGCGTTTGTGGAAGAGACCGACAATCACAACCAGACGGTGCTGGCGCTGCCTTATATGTCGAACCCGCATGTGCTCGCTTGCCGTGATTATATTCAAAACGAAAAACTGGGGACGATTTCCGCGGCTGATGCCCGTGCCAGTCATGGAGGACCGGAAGTCTACTACGCGGGCATCCAGGAAATTCTGGAAGAGAAGCCGACCGATGATCTCTGGTTTTTCGACGCTAACAAAGCAGATGTGGGGGCGCTGTTTGACATGGGCGTCTATGCGATTGCCAATCTGGTTGGCGTGGTGGGGGCTGTCAAATCGGTGACTGCGAAACTGACCACGGTCGCGAAACCGACGCGGCTCGAAGATACAGCATCGATGATACTCGAATTCGAAAACGGGGCTCTGGGTACGGCACGAACCGGCTGGTGTGATGCCGCCCGGACATATGAATTTTCCGTGCACGGGACAGCCGGAAAACTGGTCAGCAGTCGGCAGGCGGAATCATTGCGGTATTATTACCCCAGTTCCCAAGTAGATGAAGATGCGCCGCTGATCGAAGAAACCGTCAATCTATCTTCCTACCCCATGCAGAACTCACATCAACACTGGGCGGCCTGTATTCGGCAGGGTATTCAACCTCCACTGTCGAATGCATCAACGGCGCGGCATGTTACCGAGATTCTGCTGGCGGCCTTGAAATCGTCGCGTGAGAACCGCACAGTGGACATTCAATCCCGGCTGACCATTTACTGA
- a CDS encoding SDR family NAD(P)-dependent oxidoreductase, whose protein sequence is MCNDSAILITGTGNNSLGEMICKTLRRAYTGTPIIAIDLNNSSLITNLERTLAFNINLNPLTHHAGYKGVANDVQQVIDNARSQFQFHGIGMVVLAAGMYDFGDLTSTSLDVRQAITGVNVCGKIEILHAVMEMNNKFGFRSEEELTLVDIGSLHGLSASGSRAIYVASKAFGLDLCLSLLHGHEINRMIHFAPGPIDTHMLHRNHWVLKEHGSSEFFEYVREKHAEKYSNVFVGCDDQEFAKMVTGFSENNEVLFNIFNRYKERRARQMAGDNPILNPMDVATVIVDTLQHPTSEEEVVCKINAAGGHVQTQMLSIDQVIRFQVASKQRKSDRP, encoded by the coding sequence ATGTGTAATGACAGCGCGATTCTCATTACTGGAACCGGGAACAATTCGCTGGGTGAGATGATTTGCAAAACCCTACGACGTGCCTACACAGGAACACCAATCATTGCGATTGATCTCAATAATAGTTCGCTCATCACCAATCTCGAACGCACACTTGCTTTCAATATCAACTTGAATCCACTGACACATCATGCGGGATACAAAGGAGTAGCAAACGACGTACAACAAGTAATCGACAATGCTCGAAGCCAGTTTCAGTTTCATGGAATTGGAATGGTGGTCCTGGCTGCTGGGATGTACGACTTTGGAGATCTTACTTCTACCTCGCTTGATGTGAGACAGGCTATTACTGGTGTAAATGTATGTGGGAAAATTGAAATTCTTCACGCTGTGATGGAAATGAATAATAAGTTCGGTTTTAGGAGTGAGGAAGAGTTAACATTAGTCGATATTGGATCACTTCACGGGCTTTCAGCGTCAGGAAGTCGCGCAATTTATGTCGCATCGAAGGCATTCGGACTAGACCTCTGCTTGTCGTTGCTGCACGGTCACGAAATCAATCGAATGATACACTTTGCTCCTGGCCCAATCGACACTCACATGCTTCACCGAAATCACTGGGTTTTGAAAGAACATGGTTCATCTGAATTTTTTGAATATGTCAGGGAAAAGCATGCAGAGAAATACTCTAACGTCTTTGTTGGATGCGATGATCAAGAATTTGCCAAGATGGTAACAGGATTCTCCGAGAATAATGAGGTGTTATTTAACATTTTCAACCGCTACAAGGAGCGGCGTGCTCGACAAATGGCGGGAGACAACCCGATACTGAATCCTATGGACGTGGCTACTGTTATTGTAGACACCCTACAGCATCCAACATCCGAGGAGGAAGTTGTCTGTAAAATTAATGCAGCTGGTGGTCATGTTCAGACTCAAATGCTATCAATCGATCAGGTGATCCGATTCCAAGTCGCGAGCAAGCAACGCAAAAGTGACAGACCTTAA
- the thyX gene encoding FAD-dependent thymidylate synthase: protein MTERSELIDELRWKKIPVLNDGFVCLVDVMGDDSSIVQAARVSYGEGTKRVSDDRTLIRYLMRHRHSTPFEMAELKFLVRVPMDCWRQWIRHRTANVNEYSTRYSVAIDSAQTTLPGEWRTQATSNRQGSDAPLPEDLGTKLTDEETEFQQKARDVYEARLEAGVAREQARKDLPLATYTEAYWKIDLHNLIHFLSLRMDSHAQWEIQEYSRAIGEQIVKPLFPVVWEAFEDYRQGAMFLTRLDKEVLARLMANAAEKSLVPPFSEDAFLEVQDETWKSLKRSRERDECQSKLQRLGILKGE from the coding sequence ATGACGGAGCGGTCTGAACTCATTGACGAATTGCGCTGGAAAAAAATTCCGGTTCTCAATGATGGTTTTGTATGTCTGGTAGATGTCATGGGCGATGACAGTTCGATTGTTCAGGCAGCCCGAGTCAGCTATGGAGAGGGAACCAAACGCGTTTCCGACGACCGGACTTTGATCCGCTATCTGATGCGACATCGGCACAGCACCCCCTTCGAAATGGCCGAGCTTAAGTTCCTCGTACGGGTTCCGATGGACTGCTGGCGGCAATGGATTCGCCACCGGACGGCCAATGTGAATGAATACAGCACCCGTTATTCGGTTGCCATCGATTCGGCTCAAACCACACTGCCCGGCGAATGGCGGACGCAGGCAACTTCCAACCGGCAGGGCAGTGACGCCCCGCTACCTGAGGATCTGGGAACAAAACTGACTGACGAAGAGACCGAATTTCAGCAGAAGGCCCGCGACGTCTACGAAGCCCGCCTGGAAGCCGGCGTGGCCCGCGAACAGGCCCGCAAAGATCTGCCCCTGGCGACGTATACCGAGGCCTACTGGAAAATTGATTTACATAACCTGATTCACTTCCTGAGCTTACGTATGGACTCGCATGCTCAGTGGGAGATTCAGGAGTATTCCCGGGCGATTGGCGAGCAAATCGTCAAACCCCTGTTTCCGGTAGTTTGGGAAGCCTTTGAAGACTATCGGCAGGGGGCCATGTTCCTGACCCGCCTGGATAAAGAGGTTCTGGCCCGGTTAATGGCCAATGCAGCTGAAAAATCGCTGGTGCCACCGTTTTCAGAAGACGCGTTTCTGGAAGTACAGGATGAGACCTGGAAATCACTGAAACGGAGCCGCGAACGGGATGAATGTCAGTCGAAACTGCAACGATTGGGGATTTTAAAGGGCGAATAG
- the ltrA gene encoding group II intron reverse transcriptase/maturase → MNRNREQKPTRVPFAAKQVGEASSRWDWVEPCVWTDRMLTALETGVKGGQWFSLIDKVDRDRNLYQAFRRVAANGGAAGVDHVSCERFAERLIPNLRKLSQQLREGNYQPQAIRRQWIPKPGSRELRPLGIPTARDRVVQTALRQVLEPIFERDFAEQSYGFRPGRGCKDALQRVDTLLESGYTYVVDADLKSYFDTIPHDKLMNRVREKISDGQVLTLIEMFLRQQILDDLAEWTPDRGSPQGAVISPLLSNIYLDPLDHLMAGAGIEMVRYADDFVILCRTREDAERALEMVRQWTAEAGLTLHPDKTHIVDMAEGSFDFLGYTFQGRYRFPRKKSLQKFKDSIRQKTRRTNGHSLQCIIAQLNPTLRGWFNYFQHCQPSTYTILDQWVRMRLRSILRKRRKGKGRGRGHDHLRWPNAYFAEQGLFSLKQSHVLASQSSQR, encoded by the coding sequence ATGAACCGAAACAGGGAACAAAAACCGACGCGAGTGCCGTTTGCGGCTAAACAAGTCGGAGAAGCTTCGTCCCGCTGGGACTGGGTAGAACCATGTGTCTGGACAGACCGCATGTTGACGGCCCTCGAAACGGGGGTGAAAGGAGGCCAATGGTTCAGTCTGATCGATAAAGTCGATCGTGATCGAAATTTGTATCAGGCGTTTCGTAGAGTAGCCGCCAACGGCGGTGCAGCTGGTGTGGATCACGTCAGCTGCGAACGCTTCGCCGAGCGATTGATCCCGAACCTGAGAAAGCTGTCGCAACAACTGCGGGAAGGAAACTACCAACCGCAGGCAATCCGGCGACAGTGGATTCCCAAGCCGGGGAGCAGGGAACTGCGTCCTCTGGGGATTCCCACAGCTCGGGATCGGGTGGTGCAGACCGCATTACGCCAAGTGCTGGAACCAATCTTCGAACGGGATTTCGCCGAGCAAAGCTATGGTTTCCGTCCCGGGCGCGGCTGTAAGGATGCGCTACAGCGTGTCGATACGCTGCTCGAAAGCGGTTACACATATGTGGTGGATGCAGATTTGAAGAGCTATTTCGACACAATTCCCCACGATAAGTTGATGAATCGGGTCCGGGAGAAAATCAGCGACGGCCAGGTGCTGACGCTGATCGAGATGTTTCTGCGTCAACAGATTCTAGATGACCTTGCCGAATGGACTCCCGATCGTGGGAGCCCCCAGGGAGCGGTGATCAGCCCGTTGCTCAGCAACATCTATCTCGATCCCCTCGACCATTTGATGGCGGGAGCCGGAATTGAGATGGTCCGTTACGCAGACGACTTCGTGATTTTGTGTCGAACTCGGGAAGACGCCGAGCGAGCTTTGGAGATGGTGCGGCAGTGGACGGCGGAAGCCGGCCTGACGCTGCATCCGGACAAGACTCACATCGTCGACATGGCCGAGGGGAGCTTCGATTTTCTGGGTTACACTTTCCAGGGGCGTTATCGCTTCCCTCGAAAGAAAAGTCTCCAGAAATTCAAAGACTCCATTCGGCAGAAGACGAGGCGGACGAACGGGCATAGCCTTCAATGCATCATTGCACAGCTCAACCCGACGCTACGTGGCTGGTTCAATTATTTTCAACACTGCCAGCCTTCCACGTATACCATCCTGGATCAGTGGGTTCGCATGCGTCTGCGAAGTATACTTCGGAAACGTCGTAAAGGCAAAGGTCGCGGACGAGGACACGATCATTTACGCTGGCCCAATGCTTATTTTGCCGAACAGGGACTGTTCTCCTTGAAACAATCCCATGTTCTGGCCAGTCAATCCTCGCAGAGGTAA
- a CDS encoding SGNH/GDSL hydrolase family protein, with translation MMQLLRSTLILSLALVACSSNLFAQQPPKFAPVKPAGDPATFGAKIQRTMTLLATSTPEKRNRVRILFYGQSVTRNPWWQDVAADLRQRFPHADLEIENRAIGGYGGPVLINTAEFDLYPFYPDLVIFHVWAGVETGHQEKIIRRIRERTTAEVLLWTSNLRWPSTVPSDGDPQHPDVLAKDAQDQAISDLYHRLGRELDCEVADVRTGMQGYLKKNNLVVKDTLRDTVHPNELGNFLIAELVKPHLRYDPGFPNDKWKDLVTEIPVNDPRVEHKDDGSLTLKFQGNRIDVIAAPGDAAKAKAAVLLDGKSPSQFPELYYHTRPSPTPVAGRPAFNRIDHRAPLQVETWTARILECDLEKDVLRYEVSGSKTGPDGTGDHKTRFVSNSGRVVIEPRMWMVNWSLRYRKQSLPKDYKVTWETRPLFVDVWESPAVTDASKEYPTVLAQGMKNSDHSLTLSPQATGKLPVKAFRIYRPPLKVSTSE, from the coding sequence ATGATGCAGCTGTTACGGTCCACGTTAATTCTGTCTCTGGCCCTGGTCGCCTGCAGTTCAAACCTCTTCGCTCAGCAACCCCCGAAATTCGCCCCGGTGAAACCCGCCGGCGATCCGGCGACCTTTGGGGCGAAGATTCAGCGGACGATGACGTTGCTGGCGACCAGTACGCCGGAAAAGCGGAATCGGGTGCGGATTCTGTTTTATGGGCAGTCTGTGACCCGCAATCCGTGGTGGCAGGATGTGGCGGCTGATCTGCGTCAGCGGTTTCCGCACGCCGACCTGGAAATTGAAAATCGGGCCATCGGCGGCTATGGCGGGCCGGTCCTGATCAACACCGCCGAATTTGACCTCTATCCCTTCTACCCGGATCTGGTGATCTTTCACGTCTGGGCGGGGGTGGAAACCGGTCACCAGGAAAAAATCATCCGCCGCATCCGTGAGCGTACGACCGCCGAGGTGTTGCTCTGGACCAGTAACCTGCGCTGGCCGAGTACCGTCCCGTCGGACGGCGACCCGCAACATCCCGACGTGCTGGCCAAAGATGCGCAGGATCAGGCGATTTCCGATCTCTACCATCGCCTGGGCCGGGAACTCGATTGTGAAGTGGCCGACGTCCGCACCGGCATGCAGGGTTATCTGAAAAAGAATAACCTGGTGGTGAAAGACACGCTCCGCGACACGGTGCACCCGAATGAATTAGGGAACTTCCTCATCGCCGAACTGGTCAAACCGCATCTGCGCTATGATCCCGGTTTTCCCAATGACAAATGGAAAGACCTCGTCACCGAGATTCCCGTGAATGATCCCCGTGTCGAGCATAAAGACGACGGCTCCCTGACGCTGAAGTTTCAAGGCAACCGCATCGACGTGATCGCGGCTCCCGGAGACGCAGCCAAAGCGAAAGCCGCCGTACTGCTGGACGGGAAATCCCCTTCCCAATTCCCGGAGCTCTACTATCACACGCGTCCCAGCCCCACGCCCGTCGCGGGCCGCCCGGCCTTCAATCGCATCGATCATCGGGCCCCGCTGCAGGTGGAAACCTGGACCGCGCGGATTCTCGAATGCGATCTGGAAAAGGATGTGCTGCGGTATGAAGTCAGCGGTTCCAAAACGGGGCCCGACGGCACCGGCGATCACAAAACGCGTTTTGTTTCTAATTCCGGTCGCGTGGTGATCGAACCCCGGATGTGGATGGTGAACTGGTCTTTGCGTTATCGCAAACAGAGTCTGCCCAAAGATTATAAAGTCACCTGGGAAACCAGGCCGCTCTTCGTGGATGTCTGGGAATCGCCGGCGGTCACGGATGCTTCCAAAGAATATCCCACGGTGCTCGCGCAGGGTATGAAAAATAGCGACCACAGTTTGACACTCTCGCCGCAGGCAACAGGAAAACTGCCGGTGAAAGCCTTCCGGATCTACCGACCACCGTTGAAAGTCTCTACCTCGGAATAA
- a CDS encoding GNAT family N-acetyltransferase, producing the protein MRELKLIQINEYELSDRQRSQILLLLKDCFPGYFEERIFFKQMSQERLLAYSDGELIGQLGLEHRAIRVGDQWASIFGIIDLCVKEEARRQGVATELLRAVEEKAAANDIHFCLLFADEHELYQNVGYTLFQNDCVWFGIDEGHSIGLIKRRLADCMLVKRISGDIPWEETHTIDLLGYLF; encoded by the coding sequence ATGCGGGAATTGAAACTGATTCAGATTAACGAATATGAATTGAGTGATCGCCAACGGTCTCAAATTCTGTTACTTCTCAAAGATTGCTTTCCGGGCTATTTCGAAGAGAGGATTTTCTTTAAGCAGATGTCACAAGAAAGGCTCTTAGCTTATTCTGACGGAGAACTCATCGGACAGTTGGGGCTGGAGCATCGCGCAATCAGGGTTGGCGACCAATGGGCCTCGATCTTTGGTATCATCGATCTGTGTGTCAAAGAAGAAGCGCGACGACAGGGAGTGGCGACGGAATTGCTGAGAGCAGTCGAGGAAAAAGCAGCCGCTAACGACATCCACTTTTGTCTGCTGTTCGCCGATGAGCACGAATTGTATCAGAACGTTGGCTACACATTGTTTCAGAATGATTGTGTCTGGTTCGGAATTGACGAGGGGCACAGCATTGGGTTAATCAAACGGAGATTAGCGGATTGTATGCTGGTAAAGAGGATTTCCGGGGACATCCCCTGGGAGGAAACACATACCATCGATCTATTGGGGTATCTGTTCTAA
- the rpsU gene encoding 30S ribosomal protein S21: protein MVKLRLRENESIQEAVKRFRKIVEHAGIKKEMRRREYYEKPSDENRRNRRRAERRARLSRLQSNQ, encoded by the coding sequence GTGGTTAAGCTTCGGTTACGAGAAAACGAATCAATTCAGGAGGCAGTAAAACGGTTCCGTAAGATTGTTGAGCACGCTGGCATTAAAAAAGAAATGCGTCGTCGCGAATATTATGAAAAGCCCAGCGATGAGAACCGAAGAAATCGACGCCGTGCTGAGCGTCGCGCCCGTCTGTCTCGCCTGCAGAGTAACCAGTAG